The following proteins are encoded in a genomic region of Chelmon rostratus isolate fCheRos1 chromosome 3, fCheRos1.pri, whole genome shotgun sequence:
- the LOC121603957 gene encoding TRIO and F-actin-binding protein-like — MSRLDEHGKWTKHWFVLGDTSLRYYRDSEAEESDDLDGEINLTSCVNVSDCDVEKNYGLQIYTKRAVFTLSAMTSRIRRNWVKLLKQAIQNNTHQSDTGSEKENPLSRRPSSCQPPARFTCKGSGYEPSTSTSAATAANSHRADHQHQTADGDLDADLSPASQREEGEGWDREQAKRLEQRNKWFEEGVSLGEMGSRWDSMELKKGCVPVPVIETMDSEVSMKWAEFEKLSFRDMSAQSLIGAQAYQSSTPQVSQSLVSSQNYKSSPEEAEQSVTVSETDESSSKRALPSMNGAQAFQSNTAEALQKEALSLRKQVESIKRERAAMGIEVDSPCGPGAPCRARLEAMEVAHQKALQELQEKHAREIREMEEQRDRMLQEESQTAAKAMEALRAAHREELERVVETSRRLAGGAAHVDAAYRGHMPEADDLHSELDVLSERYSQKCLQLSRTEQSSKGRETELGRKERELEQLRRENQELKAKLAEEISRMRYFITGQRSNMGSLGNTERSVSEVETLLRAKDNEVQYLKKEISCLQNEVQSLTKEKEAAYERYKEAYVELSETKGRSQLETDSLNEHLRLANAALQEGARRT; from the exons ATGTCCAGACTGGATGAACATGGCAAG TGGACGAAACACTGGTTTGTTCTGGGTGATACTTCACTGAGGTACTACAGAGACTCAGAGGCTGAGGAG TCAGACGATCTGGATGGAGAGATCAACCTGACatcctgtgtgaatgtgtcagaCTGTGATGTAGAGAAGAACTATGGACTccaaatatat ACAAAGAGAGCAGTGTTCACTCTCTCTGCTATGACCTCCAGAATACGACGGAACTGGGTGAAGTTACTAAAGCAGGCGATCCAGAACAACACGCA ccaatcagacacCGGCAGCGAGAAAGAGAACCCCCTCTCCCGGAGACCGTCGTCATGCCAACCCCCTGCTCGGTTCACCTGCAAGGGCTCCGGCTATGAACCTAGCACTTCCACCTCCGCCGCCACAGCTGCAAACTCCCATCGGGCCGACCACCAACACCAAACTGCGGACGGGGATCTGGACGCAGACTTATCTCCAGCCagtcagagagaagaaggggagGGCTGGGACCGCGAGCAAGCGAAGCGATTGGAGCAGAGGAATAAGTGGTTTGAGGAGGGGGTCTCTTTAGGTGAGATGGGCAGCAGGTGGGACTCAATGGAGCTGAAAAAAGGGTGTGTGCCTGTCCCTGTTATTGAGACCATGGACTCAGAGGTCAGCATGAAGTGGGCAGAATTCGAGAAGCTGTCATTTAGGGACATGAGCGCACAGTCTCTCATTGGAGCACAGGCCTATCAGTCAAGCACCCCACAGGTATCACAGTCTCTTGTTAGCTCCCAGAATTATAAATCGAGCCCTGAAGAGGCCGAACAGTCTGTCACTGTATCAGAAACTGATGAATCAAGCTCAAAGAGGGCCCTTCCATCCATGAATGGAGCCCAAGCTTTTCAATCAAATACAGCTGAAGCACTTCAAAAGGAG GCACTCTCTCTTCGAAAGCAAGTGGAGAGCATTAAGAGGGAGCGTGCCGCCATGGGGATAGAGGTGGACAGCCCGTGCGGCCCCGGGGCCCCCTGTAGGGCCAGGCTAGAAGCCATGGAAGTAGCCCATCAAAAAgcactgcaggagctgcaggagaaacacgCGAGGGAGAtcagggagatggaggagcagagagacaggatgCTACAGGAGGAGAGCCAGACAGCTGCTAAAG CCATGGAAGCACtgagagcagcacacagagaggagctggagagagtgGTGGAGACGAGCAGGAGGTTGGCTGGAGGGGCTGCCCACGTGGATGCTGCATACAGAGGCCACAT GCCGGAGGCGGACGACTTGCACAGTGAATTAGATGTGCTGTCAGAACGTTACTCTCAGAAGTGCCTGCAGCTGAGCCGCACCGAGCAGAGCAGCAAGGGCAGAGAGACTGAGCTCGGTCGCaaggagagagagctggagcagCTCAGAAGAGAGAACCAG GAGCTTAAGGCCAAACTGGCAGAAGAGATCAGCCGCATGCGTTATTTCATCACGGGCCAGAGGTCAAACATGGGATCTCTCGGCAACACTGAGCGCTCTGTGTCAGAAGTAGAG ACATTACTCAGGGCAAAAGACAATGAGGTGCAGTAccttaaaaaagaaatcagctgtCTACAGAATGAAGTGCAGTCTCTCACCAAG GAGAAAGAAGCTGCTTATGAGCGTTATAAGGAGGCCTACGTAGAGCTGAGTGAAACGAAGGGGCGTAGCCAGTTGGAGACGGACTCCCTCAACGAACACTTGAGACTGGCCAATGCTGCACTTCAGGAGGGAGCGAGGCGGACCTGA
- the smdt1b gene encoding single-pass membrane protein with aspartate-rich tail 1b yields the protein MATSILRLPLRLSTRNMGIMSRNTGLKTSNISRATQTRTAVSTASGAILPKPDKTPFGLIRMTIVVVPFLYVGTLISKNFAALLEEHDIFVPEDDDDDD from the exons ATGGCGACGAGTATACTGCGGCTCCCACTGCGACTTTCCACCAGAAATATGGGGATAATGAGCCGTAACACCGGcttgaaaacatcaaacatatCGAGGGCGACTCAAACCAGGACCGCAGTATCAACGGCGTCGGGGGCAATCTTACCAAAACCGGATAAA ACACCATTTGGTCTTATCCGCATGACAATTGTGGTGGTGCCTTTCCTGTATGTGGGAACTCTGATCAGCAAGAACTTTGCCGCTCTCCTGGAGGAGCATGATATCTTTGTCCCTGAggacgatgatgacgatgactGA